Proteins from one Bradyrhizobium roseum genomic window:
- a CDS encoding cysteine synthase A — MAFRKDVIDAIGNTPLIKLKRASEETGCTILGKAEFMNPGQSVKDRAGKWMILEAEKRGDLKPGGLVVESTAGNTGIGLAVVANARGYRTLILIPETQSQEKKDMLRLYGAELLEVPQLPYANPNNYQHVGRRLAAQLRKTEPNGVLFADQWNNLDNAKAHYESTGPEIWEQTGGKIDGFICAVGTGGTLAGTSRYLKEKHPGIVNACADPHGFAMYNLFKHGTAKSTPGDSMTEGIGLGRVTPVVETAKVDDAFLVSDEEAVTVIYDLLKEEGLCLGGSAGINVAGAIKLAKQLGPGKTIVTILCDAGGRYQSKLFNPAFMRAKNLPVPEWLERRPKIDIPFEKV; from the coding sequence ATGGCCTTCCGCAAAGACGTCATCGACGCGATCGGCAATACCCCGCTGATCAAACTCAAGCGCGCTTCCGAAGAAACCGGCTGCACCATTCTCGGCAAAGCCGAGTTCATGAACCCTGGCCAGTCCGTGAAGGACCGCGCCGGCAAATGGATGATCTTGGAGGCCGAGAAGCGCGGTGACCTCAAGCCCGGCGGCCTCGTGGTGGAATCGACCGCCGGCAATACCGGCATCGGGCTTGCGGTGGTCGCCAACGCCCGCGGCTACCGCACGCTGATCCTGATCCCGGAAACCCAAAGCCAGGAAAAGAAGGACATGCTGCGGCTGTACGGCGCCGAGCTTCTCGAAGTGCCGCAGCTGCCCTACGCCAACCCGAACAACTACCAGCATGTCGGGCGGCGGCTGGCCGCCCAGCTCCGCAAGACCGAACCGAACGGCGTGCTGTTCGCCGATCAGTGGAACAACCTCGACAACGCCAAGGCGCATTACGAGTCGACCGGTCCGGAAATCTGGGAGCAGACCGGCGGCAAGATCGACGGTTTCATCTGCGCGGTCGGCACCGGCGGCACGCTGGCCGGCACCAGCCGCTATCTGAAGGAAAAGCATCCGGGCATCGTCAACGCTTGCGCCGACCCGCACGGCTTTGCGATGTACAACCTTTTCAAGCACGGCACCGCCAAATCGACGCCGGGCGACTCGATGACGGAAGGCATCGGCCTCGGCCGAGTCACCCCCGTCGTCGAGACCGCGAAGGTTGACGACGCCTTCCTGGTCTCGGACGAGGAAGCGGTGACGGTGATCTATGACCTGCTGAAGGAAGAAGGCCTCTGCCTCGGCGGCTCGGCCGGCATCAACGTCGCCGGCGCCATCAAGCTCGCCAAACAGCTCGGGCCAGGCAAGACCATCGTCACGATCCTGTGCGACGCCGGCGGCCGTTACCAGTCAAAGCTGTTCAATCCGGCGTTCATGCGCGCGAAGAACCTGCCGGTGCCCGAATGGCTGGAGCGGCGCCCGAAGATCGACATCCCGTTCGAGAAGGTGTGA
- a CDS encoding amino acid ABC transporter ATP-binding protein yields the protein MTGISIVGINTLNKWYGDFHVLRDINLDVAKGERIVICGPSGSGKSTLIRCINALEEFQDGHIVVDGIELGPNMRRVDEVRREVGMVFQSFNLFPHLTVLENCTLAPIWVRNIPKKDAEAIAMKFLERVKIPHQANKYPGQMSGGQQQRVAIARALTMNPKVMLFDEPTSALDPEMVKEVLDTMVDLAREGMTMLVVTHEMGFAREVANRVVFMDAGQVIESNTPREFFANPQHARTKLFLSQILRH from the coding sequence ATGACAGGAATCTCGATCGTCGGTATCAACACACTCAACAAGTGGTACGGCGACTTTCACGTGCTGCGCGACATCAACCTCGACGTCGCGAAGGGCGAGCGCATCGTGATCTGCGGCCCCTCGGGCTCGGGCAAGTCGACGCTGATCCGCTGCATCAACGCACTGGAAGAATTCCAGGATGGCCACATCGTCGTCGATGGCATCGAGCTCGGGCCGAACATGCGGCGCGTGGACGAAGTCCGCCGCGAGGTCGGCATGGTGTTCCAGAGTTTTAACCTGTTCCCGCATCTGACCGTGCTGGAGAATTGTACGCTGGCGCCGATCTGGGTGCGTAACATCCCGAAAAAGGACGCCGAGGCGATCGCGATGAAATTCCTCGAGCGGGTCAAGATCCCGCATCAGGCCAACAAATACCCCGGCCAGATGTCCGGTGGCCAGCAGCAGCGCGTCGCCATCGCGCGCGCGCTCACCATGAACCCGAAGGTGATGCTGTTCGACGAGCCGACTTCGGCGCTCGACCCCGAAATGGTCAAGGAGGTGCTCGACACCATGGTCGACCTCGCCAGGGAAGGCATGACCATGCTGGTCGTCACCCACGAAATGGGCTTTGCCCGCGAAGTCGCCAACCGCGTCGTGTTCATGGATGCGGGGCAGGTGATCGAGTCCAATACGCCGCGGGAATTCTTCGCCAATCCGCAGCACGCGCGGACGAAGTTGTTCCTGAGCCAGATCTTGCGGCATTGA
- a CDS encoding amino acid ABC transporter permease (The N-terminal region of this protein, as described by TIGR01726, is a three transmembrane segment that identifies a subfamily of ABC transporter permease subunits, which specificities that include histidine, arginine, glutamine, glutamate, L-cystine (sic), the opines (in Agrobacterium) octopine and nopaline, etc.): MSDTTPSSFVRKDLVPERPAPVKTTGFVGFLRTRLFNSPTNILITIVSALLLWFILVPAVKFVLIDAVWVGTDRTACLPKNPSDVVGACWPFIQAKFAQFIYGFYPEPERWRVNLTFLLAAILLVPLLIPRLPAKGPNAILFFVALPVVAFFLLRGGGLSGFAVSWTTALLTGFVDSIAVAGNKLMASVDATTFIGTLLWYVGKGLALISLGAAYALSPLVLLRESIQHSGYPLWADLGATAVIVSVLVLWLSRGLRAVAVNLAVFVGIAAVIAVMGLDRGGLPEVDTRLWGGLLVTLVVSVVGIVASMPVGIALALGRRSTIPLIRIFSIAFIEFWRGVPLITVLFFATYMLPLFVPAGFTIDGLMRALIGIALFAGAYQAEVIRGGLQAIPRGQGEAASALGLSWGKTMALVVMPQALRHVIPGLVNSFIALFKDTSLVSIVALFDLLGQLRAAFSDPVWATPTTLFTGFAFTGIIYFVFCFGMSRYSLFVENRLNAHRRN; the protein is encoded by the coding sequence ATGAGCGACACGACCCCATCCAGCTTCGTTCGCAAGGATCTCGTGCCCGAGCGGCCGGCCCCGGTGAAGACCACCGGCTTCGTTGGCTTCCTTCGCACGCGGCTGTTCAACTCGCCGACCAATATCCTGATCACCATCGTCAGTGCGCTGCTGCTGTGGTTCATCCTCGTTCCCGCGGTGAAGTTCGTGCTGATCGATGCGGTCTGGGTCGGCACGGACCGCACCGCCTGTCTCCCGAAAAACCCCAGTGACGTCGTCGGCGCATGCTGGCCGTTCATCCAGGCCAAGTTCGCGCAGTTTATCTACGGCTTTTATCCTGAGCCAGAGCGCTGGCGGGTCAATCTGACCTTCCTTCTCGCGGCGATCCTGCTGGTGCCGCTCTTGATTCCGCGGCTGCCGGCCAAGGGGCCGAACGCCATCCTGTTCTTCGTGGCGCTGCCCGTGGTGGCCTTCTTCCTGCTGCGGGGCGGCGGGCTGAGCGGATTTGCCGTGAGCTGGACCACCGCATTGCTGACGGGCTTCGTCGACAGTATCGCGGTGGCGGGCAACAAGCTGATGGCGTCGGTCGATGCGACGACGTTCATCGGGACATTGTTGTGGTACGTTGGCAAGGGGCTCGCGCTGATCAGTCTGGGTGCGGCCTATGCCCTGTCGCCGCTGGTCCTGCTGCGCGAGTCTATCCAGCATTCCGGCTATCCGCTGTGGGCCGATCTCGGGGCGACCGCCGTGATCGTATCGGTACTGGTGTTGTGGCTAAGCCGCGGATTGCGCGCGGTCGCCGTCAATCTGGCGGTCTTTGTCGGCATCGCCGCCGTCATCGCGGTGATGGGCCTCGATCGCGGCGGGCTTCCCGAGGTCGATACGCGGCTGTGGGGCGGCTTGCTGGTGACGCTTGTGGTTTCGGTTGTCGGCATCGTCGCCTCGATGCCGGTCGGCATTGCGCTCGCGCTCGGCCGGCGCTCGACCATTCCGCTGATCCGGATTTTCTCGATCGCCTTCATCGAGTTCTGGCGCGGCGTTCCATTGATCACGGTGCTGTTCTTCGCCACCTACATGCTGCCGCTGTTCGTGCCGGCCGGCTTCACCATCGACGGACTGATGCGGGCGTTGATCGGCATCGCGCTGTTCGCCGGCGCCTACCAGGCTGAGGTGATCCGCGGCGGCCTGCAGGCGATCCCGCGCGGGCAGGGTGAGGCGGCGAGCGCGCTCGGCCTGTCCTGGGGCAAGACCATGGCGCTGGTCGTGATGCCGCAGGCGCTCCGTCATGTCATCCCCGGTCTCGTCAACAGCTTCATCGCCCTGTTCAAGGACACCTCACTGGTCTCGATCGTTGCACTGTTCGATCTGCTCGGACAGTTGCGGGCGGCCTTCTCCGACCCGGTGTGGGCGACGCCAACGACGCTGTTCACCGGCTTTGCCTTTACCGGAATCATCTATTTCGTCTTCTGCTTCGGAATGTCGCGCTATTCCCTGTTCGTCGAGAACAGGCTGAACGCCCATCGCCGCAACTGA
- a CDS encoding amino acid ABC transporter permease: MAIDPRKPPSQLLPRLQQALGGRAGWGGFVLQLLFVAALAWISYEIVANARANLQAQRITAGFGFLANNAGFDVSQSLIPYSGSDPYTRVFLVGLLNTLLVSVIGIFFATLIGFIVALGRLSPNWLLSRISGGYVELIRNLPLLFQILFWYLAVLAALPNPRQSISIFDSFFLSNRGLVIPKPIGEPGFEPFAIALLIAVVVSIGLWRYSRRQLFDHGKVIKVWPYALGLVIGLPLLAALIFGAPVKFEIPALKGFNFAGGSRVIPEFVALTLALSTYTAAFIAEIVRAGILSVHRGQMEAGASLGLQRGSVLRLIVIPQAMRVILPPLTNQYLNLTKNSSLAVAIGYPDLVSVFAGTTLSQTGQAIEIIGITMGVYLLISLVTSAIMSFYGWRISRSMGG, translated from the coding sequence ATGGCCATTGATCCCCGAAAGCCGCCGTCACAGTTACTTCCAAGGCTGCAGCAGGCGCTCGGCGGCCGTGCGGGTTGGGGCGGCTTCGTGCTCCAGCTCCTGTTCGTCGCAGCGCTCGCCTGGATCTCCTACGAGATCGTCGCCAATGCCCGCGCCAACCTGCAGGCGCAGCGCATCACTGCGGGGTTCGGCTTCCTCGCCAACAATGCCGGCTTTGACGTCAGCCAGAGCCTGATTCCGTATTCGGGATCCGATCCCTATACGCGGGTGTTCCTGGTCGGACTGCTCAACACGCTGCTGGTGTCGGTGATCGGCATCTTCTTCGCCACCCTGATCGGGTTCATCGTCGCCCTCGGCCGGCTTTCGCCGAACTGGCTGCTATCGCGGATTTCCGGCGGCTATGTCGAGCTGATCCGCAACCTGCCGCTGCTGTTCCAGATCCTGTTCTGGTATCTGGCGGTGCTCGCCGCATTACCCAATCCCAGGCAGAGCATTTCGATCTTCGACAGCTTCTTTCTCAGCAATCGCGGACTGGTTATCCCGAAGCCGATCGGCGAACCCGGCTTCGAGCCTTTCGCAATCGCGCTGCTGATCGCCGTCGTCGTCTCTATTGGGCTATGGCGCTATTCCCGGCGGCAGTTGTTCGACCATGGCAAGGTGATCAAGGTCTGGCCCTACGCGCTGGGTCTGGTGATCGGTCTTCCGCTGCTTGCTGCGCTGATTTTCGGCGCGCCCGTCAAGTTTGAAATACCGGCGCTGAAAGGCTTCAACTTCGCAGGAGGCTCGCGCGTCATTCCGGAGTTCGTGGCGCTGACGCTGGCGCTGTCGACCTATACAGCAGCCTTCATCGCCGAGATCGTACGCGCCGGCATTCTCTCGGTGCACAGGGGGCAGATGGAAGCGGGCGCCTCGCTCGGGCTGCAGCGCGGGTCGGTGCTGCGGCTGATCGTGATCCCGCAGGCGATGCGCGTGATCCTGCCGCCGCTGACCAACCAGTATCTCAATTTGACCAAGAACTCGTCGCTCGCGGTGGCGATCGGTTATCCCGACCTGGTCTCGGTATTCGCCGGCACCACGCTGAGCCAAACCGGGCAGGCGATCGAAATCATCGGCATCACCATGGGCGTCTATCTGCTGATCTCGCTCGTCACCAGCGCGATCATGAGCTTCTATGGATGGCGGATCAGCCGGAGCATGGGTGGATGA
- a CDS encoding amino acid ABC transporter substrate-binding protein, which translates to MKRVSLVVTLALAAGFTAQAASAQTLKTIKDRGQLSCGVSQGLPGFSSPDDKGNWTGIDVDICRAIAAAVFNDATKIKFVPLSAKDRFTALQSGEIDVLSRNTTWTLSRDTSLGASFTGVTYYDGQGFMVKKSLKVNSALELNSASVCVQQGTTTEQNLADYFKGNNMKYEVIAFGTNDETVKAYESGRCDVFTTDVSGLYADRLKLANPADHVVLPEVISKEPLGPMVRHGDDQWFDIVKWTLYAMITAEELGITQKNVDEMAKSDKPEMKRVFGTDGNLGEQLGLTKDWVSRIVKAVGNYGESFDRNVGAGSKLGIARGINALWSKGGIQYAPPIR; encoded by the coding sequence ATGAAACGCGTATCTCTGGTTGTTACCCTCGCTTTGGCCGCCGGCTTCACCGCCCAGGCAGCCTCGGCGCAAACCCTCAAGACGATCAAGGACCGGGGCCAGCTTTCCTGCGGCGTGAGCCAGGGCCTGCCTGGTTTCTCGTCACCCGACGACAAGGGTAACTGGACCGGAATCGACGTCGACATCTGCCGGGCGATTGCGGCCGCCGTGTTCAACGACGCGACCAAGATCAAGTTCGTGCCGCTCTCGGCCAAGGACCGCTTCACCGCGCTACAGTCGGGCGAGATCGACGTGCTGTCCCGCAACACCACCTGGACGCTGTCGCGCGATACCTCGCTCGGCGCCAGCTTTACCGGCGTCACCTATTATGACGGTCAAGGCTTCATGGTGAAGAAGTCGCTGAAAGTGAATTCCGCGCTGGAATTGAACAGCGCTTCGGTCTGCGTGCAGCAGGGCACCACGACCGAGCAGAATCTCGCCGACTACTTCAAAGGCAACAACATGAAGTACGAGGTGATCGCTTTCGGCACCAACGACGAAACCGTCAAGGCCTATGAGTCCGGCCGCTGCGACGTCTTTACCACCGACGTCTCCGGGCTGTATGCCGATCGTTTGAAGCTTGCGAACCCGGCCGATCATGTCGTGCTTCCGGAAGTGATCTCGAAAGAACCGCTCGGCCCGATGGTGCGCCATGGTGACGACCAGTGGTTCGATATCGTGAAATGGACGCTTTACGCGATGATCACCGCGGAAGAGCTCGGGATTACCCAGAAGAACGTCGACGAGATGGCGAAATCGGACAAGCCGGAGATGAAGCGGGTGTTCGGCACCGACGGCAATCTCGGCGAACAGCTCGGCCTGACCAAGGATTGGGTTTCGCGGATCGTAAAAGCCGTCGGCAACTACGGCGAGTCCTTCGATCGCAACGTCGGCGCCGGCTCAAAGCTCGGAATTGCCCGCGGCATCAACGCCCTCTGGAGCAAGGGCGGTATCCAGTACGCACCGCCGATCCGCTGA
- the cpaB gene encoding Flp pilus assembly protein CpaB, translating into MNIARFVVLAIALSAGGVAAYLARGTDEKPLQAAEPAAQLPTVEVLVAKSDIGLGQSVKPDDLQWQPWPASTGNNLIGRASRAEAIQEIAGSIARSPILAGEPIREQRLVKANGSGFMAAILPTGMRAISTEISPETGAGGFILPNDRVDVILSKRTSNPERSGGDAVQTEVILSNVRVLAIDQAPKEKEGSNTLIGRTTTLELNPEQAETLVRARQSGTIALALRSITDINAAANGQSEEPIKRRSESINVVRYGIANQTTAQK; encoded by the coding sequence ATGAACATCGCACGTTTCGTCGTTCTGGCCATCGCCCTGAGTGCCGGCGGTGTCGCTGCCTACCTTGCCCGTGGCACCGATGAAAAGCCGCTCCAGGCGGCCGAACCGGCGGCGCAGTTGCCGACGGTGGAAGTTCTGGTCGCGAAGTCCGATATCGGGCTCGGCCAGTCGGTCAAGCCGGATGATCTGCAATGGCAGCCCTGGCCGGCGTCGACCGGCAATAATCTGATCGGCCGCGCCAGCCGCGCGGAAGCTATCCAGGAAATCGCCGGTTCGATCGCGCGCTCGCCTATCCTTGCGGGCGAGCCGATCCGCGAACAGAGATTGGTCAAGGCCAACGGCTCCGGCTTCATGGCGGCGATCCTGCCGACCGGGATGCGGGCGATCTCGACCGAGATATCGCCGGAAACCGGTGCCGGCGGCTTCATCCTGCCCAACGACCGCGTCGACGTCATCCTCTCCAAGCGCACCAGCAATCCGGAGCGCAGCGGCGGCGATGCCGTGCAGACCGAAGTCATCCTCTCCAACGTCCGCGTGCTGGCGATCGATCAGGCGCCGAAAGAAAAAGAGGGCAGCAACACCCTCATCGGCCGCACCACGACGCTCGAGCTGAATCCCGAGCAGGCCGAGACGCTGGTGCGCGCGCGCCAGAGCGGCACGATCGCGCTCGCGTTGCGCAGCATCACCGACATTAACGCGGCGGCCAACGGGCAGTCCGAGGAACCCATTAAAAGACGAAGCGAGAGCATCAACGTGGTTCGCTACGGGATCGCCAATCAAACGACGGCACAGAAGTGA
- a CDS encoding type II and III secretion system protein family protein, with amino-acid sequence MRTGAARALLFSAAAALVLAPLLPVVAAEAEKDKDPVTTSAINPTKMRFLSLGIGKSVVVDLPRDVKDVLVADPKIANAVVRSAQRAYIIGGAVGQTNVVFFDADGQQVASYDIAVKRDLNGVRAALKQSLPGIQIEGIGDSVILTGSVSSPVEAQQAAEVAARLVGGAEKVVNSIVVRGRDQVMLKVTVAEVRRDIVKQMGIDLSASMNYGTSTVVFNNNNPFTANNAPIVPGNALTATALNKAGLPSVTATLRAMESAGVVKTLAEPNLTAISGESATFISGGEFPIPTGVTCQTTTGGAIGQCVQTVSFKKFGISLNFTPVVLTEGRISLRVMTEVSEVSTENALQGGAGGTTIPSVKTRRAETTLEIPSGGSVAMAGLIQEQTKQAINGLPGADQIPIFGALFRSQDFINHQTELMVIVTPYVVRAVAQKELSRPDDGFAPASDSQSALLGRINRIYGVAARVDPVGGMQGNFGFIID; translated from the coding sequence ATGCGAACCGGTGCAGCGCGTGCCCTGTTGTTCTCGGCCGCCGCCGCGCTGGTGCTGGCTCCGCTGCTGCCGGTCGTCGCAGCCGAAGCTGAAAAGGACAAGGATCCCGTCACGACATCCGCGATCAACCCGACCAAGATGCGCTTCCTCTCGCTTGGCATCGGCAAGTCCGTGGTCGTCGACCTGCCGCGCGACGTCAAGGACGTGCTGGTCGCAGACCCGAAGATCGCCAATGCCGTGGTCCGTTCCGCGCAACGCGCCTATATCATCGGCGGCGCGGTCGGCCAGACCAACGTCGTCTTTTTCGACGCCGACGGCCAGCAGGTCGCCTCCTACGACATCGCGGTCAAGCGCGACCTCAACGGCGTGCGCGCCGCGCTGAAGCAGTCCCTGCCCGGCATCCAGATCGAGGGCATCGGCGACAGCGTCATCCTCACCGGCTCGGTCTCTTCCCCGGTCGAGGCGCAGCAGGCCGCCGAGGTCGCGGCGCGGCTGGTCGGCGGCGCCGAAAAGGTCGTCAACTCGATCGTCGTGCGCGGCCGCGACCAGGTGATGCTGAAGGTCACCGTCGCCGAAGTGCGGCGCGACATCGTCAAGCAGATGGGTATCGATCTCAGTGCCAGCATGAACTACGGCACCTCGACGGTCGTTTTCAACAACAACAATCCGTTCACCGCCAACAATGCGCCGATCGTACCTGGCAACGCCTTGACCGCAACGGCCTTGAACAAGGCCGGCCTGCCATCGGTCACCGCCACGCTGCGCGCGATGGAGAGCGCGGGCGTGGTGAAAACGCTGGCTGAGCCGAACCTGACGGCGATCTCCGGCGAGTCCGCGACCTTCATTTCAGGCGGCGAGTTTCCGATCCCGACCGGCGTGACCTGCCAAACGACGACAGGCGGTGCGATCGGGCAATGCGTCCAGACGGTCAGTTTCAAGAAGTTCGGCATCTCGCTCAACTTCACGCCGGTTGTGCTGACCGAGGGGCGGATCAGCCTGCGGGTGATGACCGAAGTATCGGAAGTCTCGACCGAGAACGCGCTGCAGGGCGGCGCCGGCGGAACGACGATTCCCTCGGTCAAGACACGCCGCGCCGAAACCACACTGGAAATTCCCTCGGGCGGTTCGGTCGCGATGGCGGGCCTGATCCAGGAACAGACCAAGCAGGCCATCAACGGATTGCCCGGCGCCGACCAGATCCCGATTTTCGGCGCGCTGTTCAGGAGCCAGGACTTCATCAACCATCAGACCGAGCTGATGGTCATCGTGACGCCCTATGTCGTTCGAGCGGTGGCGCAGAAGGAGTTATCGCGGCCCGATGACGGCTTTGCGCCGGCATCCGATTCGCAATCCGCCCTGCTCGGCCGCATCAACCGGATCTACGGTGTCGCCGCCCGCGTCGATCCTGTCGGCGGTATGCAGGGCAATTTCGGTTTCATCATCGATTGA
- a CDS encoding CpaD family pilus assembly protein has product MTTRISLHRARALGRFGALLGLSAALGACIPHTPEVTTASIDYRQRHPIAVTEADRSIVVFVGHARGGLSDPQRTDVIGLAQTWRREGTGAITADVPIDTPNARAAAASFREIQAVLTAGGVPARAITLRHYRPDDPRQLPTIRLSYPKITAVAGPCGLWPQDLGPNIDNAAYSENGQYHNFGCATQRNLAAMIDNPADLEQPRPESPAYSPRRDNAFEKYRKGVATTTIYPESDKAKLSDTGK; this is encoded by the coding sequence ATGACAACAAGAATTTCGCTGCATCGCGCCAGGGCGTTGGGCAGGTTTGGCGCTCTGCTCGGCCTTTCGGCTGCGCTCGGCGCCTGCATTCCGCACACCCCGGAAGTCACGACCGCCAGCATCGACTACCGGCAACGTCATCCGATCGCAGTGACCGAAGCCGATCGCTCGATCGTGGTGTTCGTCGGCCATGCCCGCGGTGGCCTCTCCGATCCGCAACGGACCGATGTGATCGGACTGGCGCAGACCTGGCGGCGTGAGGGCACCGGCGCCATCACCGCCGACGTCCCGATCGATACGCCGAACGCGCGTGCGGCGGCAGCCTCGTTCCGGGAAATCCAGGCCGTCCTGACGGCGGGCGGCGTGCCCGCGCGCGCCATCACGCTGCGCCACTACCGGCCCGACGATCCGCGTCAGCTGCCGACGATCCGGCTCAGCTATCCGAAGATCACGGCGGTCGCCGGACCTTGCGGCCTGTGGCCGCAAGACCTTGGACCGAACATCGACAACGCCGCCTACAGCGAAAATGGCCAGTACCACAATTTCGGCTGCGCCACCCAGCGCAACCTTGCCGCGATGATCGACAATCCCGCCGATCTCGAACAGCCGCGGCCGGAGAGCCCCGCCTATTCGCCAAGACGCGACAACGCCTTCGAGAAATACCGCAAGGGTGTTGCGACGACGACCATTTATCCCG